A single genomic interval of Phycisphaerae bacterium harbors:
- a CDS encoding S8 family serine peptidase, which yields MTLHVWSANGVRGALSAVALAGILLSLNTVMAAPPAVATDPAAIAAEQAGHEIAAARAQGRVSVLVYLEEQPGKADTRNSVRAFAQQNQAVVKHEYRSVLPNVINLRNLPEGQIKALLQMPGVTRVELDEYHPNLVNLHDATPLVRGLQSQISAAGFSVDGTGVRVCVADTGIDSDHIMYADRIDSTAGHDFYNNDSNPEDDNGHGSHVSGIAVGGTGLVVDFGCGAGPQDFQGMAPGATLIGVKILNSFGGGFDSDIIAGIDYCADQTASGARADVINLSIGTGAYSGLCTHPWAVAANNAVANGVVVVAASGNENNANAMGSPACGVDVIAVGATYKADYPTCEDNTSNFNWGICIDFSPVEDQVVCFSNESDYLDVTAPGSVIWSASNAAGGSSIVGESGTSMASPMVAGLAALILDADPNLTPAQVRQIIRDGAIDLGPAGFDRAYGWGRIDVINSLALVTPCQNNGDCDDGLFCNGAETCSAGSCQAGTDPCPGQGCDEVSDTCVPLVCNNDGTCNSGEDCNNCPADCISGSTSGAVCGNGVCEAGNGEDCVSCPADCNGVQGGKPSGRFCCGDGDGTNPVGCGDSRCSTGGWMCTNDPVSGGSYCCGDFVCEGAEDSFNCAIDCGAAPYCGDGNCDAGEDECSCPADCGAPPSSEAGLCTDGVDNDCDGNADCNDPDCGADPACQQVDCSQFGDKTSCNAQAQCRWDNRAKVCIPK from the coding sequence ATGACGTTGCATGTCTGGTCAGCGAACGGTGTGCGCGGTGCGCTCTCGGCTGTCGCGCTCGCAGGGATACTGTTGTCTCTCAATACGGTGATGGCGGCGCCTCCGGCAGTTGCGACCGATCCGGCCGCAATCGCAGCCGAACAGGCAGGTCACGAGATTGCCGCGGCCCGGGCCCAAGGGCGGGTCAGCGTTCTCGTTTATTTGGAGGAGCAGCCCGGCAAGGCAGACACCCGCAATAGCGTTCGGGCGTTCGCGCAGCAGAACCAGGCGGTGGTCAAGCATGAGTATCGTTCTGTTCTGCCCAACGTCATCAACCTGCGTAATCTGCCCGAGGGCCAGATCAAGGCTCTCTTGCAAATGCCTGGCGTCACGCGCGTCGAACTCGACGAGTATCACCCCAATCTTGTCAACCTGCATGACGCGACGCCACTCGTGCGGGGCCTGCAGAGCCAGATCTCGGCAGCGGGCTTCTCCGTCGATGGAACCGGTGTCCGCGTCTGCGTCGCGGATACAGGTATCGATTCGGATCACATCATGTATGCCGATCGAATTGACAGCACTGCCGGCCACGACTTCTACAACAACGACAGCAACCCGGAAGATGACAATGGTCACGGCTCGCACGTGTCCGGCATCGCGGTCGGCGGTACTGGTCTGGTCGTCGACTTCGGATGCGGCGCCGGACCGCAAGACTTTCAAGGCATGGCCCCCGGCGCCACGCTGATCGGCGTCAAGATTCTCAACAGCTTCGGCGGTGGGTTCGACAGCGATATCATCGCGGGAATCGATTATTGCGCTGATCAGACCGCTTCCGGTGCCCGGGCCGATGTAATCAATCTCAGCATTGGCACCGGAGCCTACTCCGGGCTTTGTACGCATCCGTGGGCAGTCGCTGCGAACAACGCGGTGGCCAACGGTGTGGTCGTCGTCGCGGCGTCCGGCAACGAGAACAATGCCAACGCGATGGGCTCTCCCGCCTGCGGCGTCGACGTGATTGCCGTCGGTGCGACGTACAAGGCCGACTATCCGACCTGCGAGGATAACACCTCGAATTTCAACTGGGGAATCTGCATTGACTTCTCTCCCGTGGAGGATCAGGTTGTCTGCTTCAGCAATGAAAGCGACTATCTCGATGTCACTGCGCCCGGCTCGGTGATCTGGTCGGCCAGCAACGCAGCCGGCGGATCGTCGATCGTGGGCGAATCCGGAACAAGCATGGCTTCGCCCATGGTTGCCGGCTTGGCGGCCTTGATCCTCGACGCCGATCCCAACCTTACGCCCGCACAAGTCCGTCAGATCATCCGCGATGGCGCCATCGATCTTGGACCGGCCGGCTTTGACCGCGCCTATGGTTGGGGGCGGATCGACGTCATCAACTCGCTGGCTCTGGTCACGCCGTGTCAGAACAACGGGGATTGCGACGACGGGTTGTTCTGTAACGGAGCCGAGACTTGCTCAGCCGGCTCCTGCCAGGCCGGAACCGATCCGTGCCCCGGTCAAGGTTGCGACGAGGTGAGCGACACCTGCGTCCCACTCGTTTGCAATAACGACGGAACCTGCAACTCGGGTGAGGACTGCAATAATTGCCCTGCCGATTGCATCAGCGGTTCGACGAGCGGCGCCGTTTGTGGCAACGGTGTCTGCGAAGCGGGCAACGGCGAAGATTGCGTCAGCTGCCCGGCTGACTGCAACGGCGTACAAGGCGGCAAGCCCAGCGGCCGGTTCTGCTGCGGCGACGGCGATGGCACCAACCCCGTGGGCTGCGGCGACAGCCGCTGTTCCACTGGCGGCTGGATGTGCACGAACGATCCGGTCAGTGGCGGTTCCTATTGCTGCGGCGACTTCGTCTGCGAGGGCGCCGAAGACAGTTTCAATTGCGCGATCGATTGTGGCGCGGCCCCCTACTGCGGAGACGGCAACTGCGACGCCGGTGAGGACGAATGCTCTTGTCCGGCCGACTGCGGTGCGCCGCCGTCCTCGGAGGCAGGGCTCTGCACGGATGGCGTAGATAACGATTGCGATGGCAATGCGGACTGCAATGATCCGGATTGCGGCGCCGATCCGGCCTGCCAACAGGTGGATTGCTCGCAGTTCGGAGACAAGACCTCTTGCAACGCTCAGGCCCAGTGCCGCTGGGACAACAGGGCCAAAGTCTGTATCCCCAAATAG
- a CDS encoding protein kinase has protein sequence MASRVASEEGPLRLSGTVCSGRRLGDFEIQEEIGRGGMGVVYRARQVSLSREVALKVLPPSLGDSGSSARRFRNEAKAVARLRHPNIVPVYAQGECEGHLFYAMELVRGKSLDEAIHDCPNLLDDYRCVARMLAGASDGLAHAHEAGVFHRDIKPHNLLLGNDGVLRLTDFGLAYLTDQPHATACGEIMGTAAYLAPEQAFGRSDEVDQRTDIYAMGATLYELLTHHRPFDGESRDKILNDIRMSSPPPPRKVDPRIPRELETICLKAMAYDASHRYSSAAALAEDLRRFDTGRPILAKRAGWIKRGIKLVRRRPASITAMATVFVALCAITGWMRAGVVSRRAEADSLIQSAYDRLAYVDYRMPELVAGDIDRAQKMQADPYTLDVTQALAAMGRNENESAAAALRRIVSLHPDDRRARYMLSWALWRSGDREASREAFTSAEAIGGADRADAWFFRGLATHFDRPEVAADSYRQASIARAQEHQFYPQAVLHLARAYNQQMYSHRSADLFDDADFGLRQLIEHGHYGSYPYYLISIAHRLSAEILAEKDTAQDEDVDARLNEALQWALAGQGAFPEDERLVTAEAECLETMGMFETALEARTRAISLAQHRLKQWEGYHYRWRLNWWLGHLEEAMEDLEQCVEFDPSDHAYSLFYRGLLLAEMGDEEGALSLVWNNQSGQSRSAQDIFWEALTLRFLGHGAEAVALLRESAAAFESGQLADEPDVKAWNAALYAYDVDLVGLDQLLEAVNDPVAQKGRLGEAHFHAAARAVEAGDMDAAAQHLESAYRSFDGEQGYSYHGKALRRKLLAEEGLLFRSGKPSGIGLPSDP, from the coding sequence GTGGCCAGCCGGGTTGCATCGGAGGAGGGACCGCTTCGCCTTTCCGGCACGGTGTGCAGCGGACGCCGCCTCGGCGATTTCGAGATTCAGGAAGAGATCGGTCGGGGTGGGATGGGCGTTGTTTATCGGGCGCGGCAGGTCTCCCTGAGCCGGGAGGTCGCGCTCAAGGTGCTCCCACCATCTCTCGGCGATAGCGGTTCGTCGGCCAGGCGGTTTCGCAACGAAGCCAAAGCGGTGGCCCGACTCCGCCATCCCAATATCGTCCCGGTGTACGCGCAGGGCGAATGCGAGGGACATCTGTTCTACGCCATGGAGCTCGTCCGGGGCAAGTCTCTGGATGAAGCGATCCACGACTGCCCCAACCTCCTCGACGATTACCGTTGTGTCGCAAGAATGTTGGCTGGCGCATCGGACGGACTTGCCCACGCACATGAGGCCGGTGTTTTCCATCGCGACATCAAGCCCCACAATCTGCTTCTGGGAAACGACGGTGTTCTCCGTCTCACGGATTTTGGCCTGGCCTACCTTACGGACCAGCCCCATGCCACCGCCTGCGGGGAGATCATGGGAACCGCCGCGTATCTCGCCCCGGAGCAGGCATTCGGACGGTCCGACGAGGTTGACCAGCGCACAGATATTTATGCGATGGGGGCCACGCTCTACGAACTGCTCACGCACCACCGCCCCTTTGACGGTGAGTCGCGCGACAAGATTCTCAACGACATTCGTATGAGCTCTCCCCCTCCGCCACGAAAGGTCGATCCCCGGATTCCTCGAGAATTGGAGACCATTTGCCTGAAGGCGATGGCCTACGACGCATCACACCGTTACTCCTCCGCAGCAGCACTGGCCGAGGACCTGCGGCGTTTCGACACCGGCCGGCCGATTCTGGCCAAGCGCGCCGGATGGATAAAGCGCGGCATCAAGCTCGTGCGACGGAGACCGGCGAGCATCACGGCGATGGCGACGGTTTTCGTAGCCCTTTGCGCCATAACCGGCTGGATGCGGGCGGGCGTGGTATCTCGGCGGGCGGAAGCCGACAGCCTGATCCAATCGGCCTATGATCGACTCGCCTACGTAGATTATCGAATGCCCGAACTCGTCGCGGGAGACATCGACCGAGCACAGAAAATGCAGGCTGATCCCTACACGCTCGATGTCACGCAGGCGCTGGCCGCGATGGGTCGCAATGAAAACGAATCGGCTGCGGCAGCGCTTCGACGGATCGTATCGCTCCATCCCGACGACCGTCGCGCGCGGTATATGCTCTCGTGGGCCTTATGGCGCAGCGGAGATCGCGAGGCATCGAGGGAAGCGTTCACCTCGGCCGAGGCGATCGGCGGAGCCGATCGTGCAGACGCGTGGTTCTTCCGCGGGCTCGCCACCCATTTCGATCGACCGGAGGTGGCTGCGGATTCCTATCGACAAGCCAGTATCGCCCGCGCACAAGAGCATCAATTCTATCCACAAGCCGTACTACACCTCGCCCGGGCGTACAATCAGCAGATGTATTCTCATCGCAGCGCCGATTTGTTCGACGATGCGGACTTCGGCCTGCGGCAGCTCATCGAGCATGGCCATTATGGTTCGTACCCCTATTATCTCATTTCCATCGCGCACCGACTCTCCGCTGAGATCCTGGCTGAGAAAGACACGGCCCAGGACGAGGATGTCGATGCCCGGCTGAATGAAGCGCTTCAGTGGGCGCTTGCCGGCCAGGGTGCCTTTCCGGAAGACGAGCGGCTGGTGACCGCGGAGGCGGAATGCCTTGAAACCATGGGAATGTTCGAGACGGCACTGGAAGCACGTACTCGCGCAATATCGCTTGCCCAACATCGGCTGAAGCAATGGGAGGGATACCATTATCGGTGGCGCTTGAACTGGTGGTTAGGACACCTCGAGGAAGCAATGGAGGACCTCGAGCAGTGCGTCGAGTTTGATCCCTCGGATCACGCCTACAGCCTGTTCTATCGCGGACTGCTCCTCGCAGAAATGGGCGACGAAGAAGGAGCCCTATCACTGGTATGGAATAATCAGTCCGGTCAATCCCGCAGTGCACAGGACATCTTCTGGGAAGCGCTCACGCTGCGATTCCTGGGGCATGGGGCCGAAGCAGTGGCGTTGCTTCGGGAATCCGCAGCGGCGTTTGAGAGCGGCCAGCTTGCCGACGAGCCGGACGTCAAGGCGTGGAATGCGGCGCTTTACGCGTATGACGTCGACCTGGTCGGTCTTGATCAACTCTTGGAAGCGGTAAACGACCCGGTGGCTCAAAAAGGAAGGTTGGGAGAGGCGCATTTTCACGCAGCGGCGAGGGCAGTCGAGGCCGGAGATATGGATGCCGCAGCGCAACATCTCGAATCTGCCTATCGGTCGTTTGATGGGGAGCAGGGCTACTCCTATCACGGCAAGGCACTCCGGCGAAAACTGTTGGCCGAAGAGGGCCTGCTGTTCCGCTCCGGCAAGCCCTCTGGAATAGGACTGCCGAGTGACCCCTGA
- a CDS encoding sigma-70 family RNA polymerase sigma factor encodes MRTGGTTRLSFLQGLREGADSRSWVQFHRFYGELLIRYARRLGATYETAEDVAQEVTMYVFRSIGKFQHGQRKGCFRGYLRLAVVHALGRAARRESRRVTVLDPDRLVELAREHDWQDVVWQQEQYLHRIRWALRSISSEFEPATVEAFRLQVLAGESAARVAEQLGISRDCAYQAKSRVLRRLREHIAELDPDVVPD; translated from the coding sequence ATGCGCACGGGTGGCACGACACGCCTGTCTTTTCTGCAAGGACTGCGGGAGGGAGCCGATTCCCGTAGCTGGGTGCAGTTTCACCGGTTCTACGGAGAGCTTCTGATCCGGTACGCCCGCCGCCTGGGTGCGACCTACGAAACCGCGGAGGACGTGGCCCAGGAAGTCACCATGTACGTCTTCCGCTCGATAGGCAAATTCCAGCACGGACAACGCAAGGGCTGCTTTCGCGGCTACCTGAGGCTCGCGGTCGTGCACGCCCTCGGCCGGGCCGCTCGCAGGGAATCCCGCCGAGTGACCGTGCTCGATCCGGACAGGCTCGTTGAACTGGCCCGCGAACACGATTGGCAGGATGTTGTCTGGCAGCAGGAGCAGTACCTCCATCGGATCCGCTGGGCTTTGCGCTCGATCTCAAGTGAGTTTGAACCGGCCACGGTCGAGGCATTTCGATTGCAGGTTCTGGCTGGTGAGTCGGCGGCTCGTGTTGCGGAACAACTGGGGATCAGCCGGGATTGCGCGTACCAAGCAAAATCGCGTGTGTTGCGCCGGCTACGCGAGCACATTGCGGAGCTCGATCCCGATGTTGTCCCGGACTGA
- a CDS encoding serine/threonine protein kinase, giving the protein MMSGDRRKQVEELFQAAADVPLSERKGFLDRACLDEPVVRTEVERLLAHLEAAEGEFLATPIAPRTEPRHLPRSKPASIGRYRIVRMIGEGGMGAVFEAEQDHPRRRVALKVIRLSVGGPSAVCRFEREVEILGRLRHPGIAQIFEAGTYDDGAGSTPYYVMEYIHGRPLTEFVKERGLPVRERLALMADICDAVQHAHERGVVHRDLKPANILIEGVGGAPRPKVLDFGVARALCADVEAMTVHTDTGQLLGTLSYMSPEQIGGPQEEMDARSDVYTLGVILYEMLAERFPYDLRDQPLAVVSSLIREQEPTRLSSVNTSFRGDLETIVSKALAKERERRYPSAAELAADIRRFLADEPITARPATHAYQLKKFAKRNKGLVSGVVAAFAVLLIAVVGVSLALFRATRAEKAALRSAAKATAVSQFLQEMLDGVNPEAVKPDALTVREVLDHAASRLQSELADQPEIAASLHRTLGKHYSALGHYTEADRQFSKAVELRRALVMGDDPELADALAGLAANLQDKRELVDAEAPMREALDMRRRLFGDTSPEVAGSLNGLASILLEQGRAQDAEPLAQESLEIAHRLELSELTAIATSTLGGCLLELKRLDEAEVALREAVALVRQLPGDNELALAGRLTFLSGLLRSQGKDAEEEAALREAIGIRSRRLTADHPALAWNLFRLAQVCHKTGNLPEAEAAGHKALTIFMAGRGPMHSDVADCQELLARIYDDQGRLGEAETLWNECLQTRRGLLPPGHPDIALADDALARNRAAQTVMVKTPE; this is encoded by the coding sequence ATGATGAGCGGGGACCGCCGGAAACAGGTGGAGGAGTTGTTTCAGGCGGCTGCGGACGTTCCGCTGTCGGAACGGAAGGGGTTCCTCGATCGTGCATGCCTGGATGAGCCTGTCGTGCGCACCGAAGTGGAGCGCTTGCTTGCCCACTTGGAAGCCGCTGAGGGCGAGTTCTTGGCGACGCCGATCGCGCCGAGAACGGAACCACGTCATTTGCCGCGGTCCAAGCCCGCAAGCATCGGGCGATATCGCATTGTGCGCATGATCGGTGAGGGTGGAATGGGCGCGGTGTTCGAGGCGGAACAGGACCATCCGCGCCGGCGCGTCGCGCTCAAAGTGATTCGCCTCTCAGTGGGCGGTCCTTCGGCTGTGTGCCGATTTGAACGAGAGGTGGAGATCCTCGGACGACTCAGGCATCCCGGGATCGCTCAAATCTTCGAAGCCGGCACATACGACGACGGTGCTGGAAGCACGCCATATTATGTCATGGAGTACATCCACGGCCGCCCGCTGACCGAGTTCGTGAAGGAGCGTGGTTTGCCTGTTCGCGAGCGACTGGCCCTGATGGCCGACATCTGCGATGCGGTTCAGCACGCACACGAACGGGGCGTGGTGCACCGCGATCTGAAACCGGCCAACATCCTGATTGAGGGGGTCGGAGGCGCGCCGCGTCCCAAAGTTCTCGATTTCGGCGTGGCTCGTGCCCTTTGCGCAGACGTCGAAGCGATGACTGTGCACACCGACACCGGACAGTTGCTTGGAACGCTTTCATACATGAGCCCGGAGCAGATTGGCGGCCCACAGGAGGAGATGGACGCCCGTTCCGACGTGTACACGCTCGGCGTGATCCTCTACGAGATGCTCGCGGAGCGATTCCCATACGACTTGCGGGACCAGCCGCTGGCAGTTGTAAGTTCGCTGATCCGCGAGCAGGAGCCTACTCGTCTGAGCTCTGTCAATACGTCGTTTCGCGGTGACCTCGAGACGATTGTCAGCAAAGCCTTGGCCAAGGAGCGTGAACGACGGTATCCGTCTGCCGCCGAGCTTGCTGCCGACATTCGTCGGTTTCTCGCAGACGAACCCATCACTGCGCGACCGGCGACGCACGCTTACCAATTGAAAAAATTCGCCAAGCGAAACAAGGGACTTGTCAGCGGTGTAGTTGCGGCCTTTGCAGTGCTATTGATCGCGGTTGTAGGTGTCAGCCTAGCGCTGTTTCGGGCAACCCGAGCTGAGAAAGCCGCATTGCGATCCGCAGCCAAAGCTACTGCCGTCAGCCAGTTTCTACAGGAGATGCTCGACGGCGTTAACCCCGAAGCGGTCAAGCCCGACGCTCTTACTGTTCGCGAAGTGCTGGACCACGCCGCGAGCCGCCTACAGAGCGAACTCGCCGATCAACCCGAAATCGCCGCTTCCTTGCATCGCACGCTGGGCAAACATTACAGCGCGTTGGGACATTACACAGAAGCCGACCGACAGTTCAGCAAGGCGGTTGAGCTCCGGAGGGCGCTCGTGATGGGTGATGACCCTGAACTGGCCGACGCATTGGCCGGGCTCGCCGCAAACTTGCAGGACAAGCGAGAGCTCGTCGATGCCGAGGCGCCAATGCGCGAAGCCCTTGACATGCGTCGGCGGCTGTTCGGCGACACCAGTCCCGAAGTTGCCGGGAGCCTCAACGGATTAGCTTCGATCCTTCTCGAACAAGGCCGCGCGCAGGATGCTGAGCCGCTTGCCCAGGAATCCCTTGAAATCGCCCACAGACTCGAACTCTCAGAACTGACCGCGATCGCTACGAGTACGCTTGGCGGATGTCTATTGGAACTGAAAAGGTTGGACGAGGCCGAAGTCGCTTTGCGCGAGGCCGTGGCCCTTGTTCGTCAATTACCGGGCGATAATGAGCTAGCACTCGCCGGCCGCCTGACGTTTCTTTCCGGCCTCCTACGTTCCCAAGGCAAAGATGCTGAGGAGGAAGCTGCCTTGAGGGAAGCAATCGGCATCCGATCACGCCGACTCACCGCTGACCATCCCGCCTTGGCCTGGAATCTCTTTCGGTTGGCCCAGGTTTGCCACAAAACTGGTAACCTCCCCGAGGCAGAAGCCGCCGGTCACAAGGCGCTCACAATCTTCATGGCAGGGCGCGGTCCGATGCACAGTGACGTCGCCGATTGCCAGGAGCTCTTGGCTCGGATTTACGATGATCAAGGCCGGTTGGGGGAAGCAGAGACGTTGTGGAACGAATGTCTTCAAACACGGCGCGGGCTGCTTCCGCCCGGGCACCCGGATATTGCGCTTGCCGATGACGCACTGGCCCGGAACCGCGCCGCCCAGACCGTCATGGTCAAGACGCCCGAGTAA
- a CDS encoding sigma-70 family RNA polymerase sigma factor yields MLRSLSQGARQAADDLLPLVYDELRRLAQARLAKTPPGQTLQPTALVHEAYLKLVGSEDPGWEGRAHFFGAAARAMRDILVDQARRKASVKRGGGRRRVDAAQATPSIEPPSDDLLSLDEALRRLEKEDSRKGEIVMLRYFAGLSRDETAAALGVSPRTVDREWRYSIAWLHMELSDNSPRRDDG; encoded by the coding sequence ATGCTCAGGAGCTTGTCTCAAGGGGCGAGACAGGCGGCTGACGATCTCTTACCGCTGGTTTACGACGAGTTGCGCCGATTGGCGCAGGCGCGCTTGGCGAAGACGCCGCCGGGCCAGACCCTCCAGCCAACGGCCCTCGTGCACGAGGCTTACCTGAAGCTGGTGGGCAGTGAGGACCCCGGCTGGGAGGGGCGGGCACACTTTTTCGGGGCAGCTGCCCGGGCCATGCGCGACATTCTGGTGGATCAAGCCCGCCGAAAGGCGAGCGTCAAGCGCGGCGGAGGCCGGCGGCGCGTGGACGCCGCGCAAGCGACACCGTCGATTGAGCCTCCAAGCGACGATCTCCTGTCTCTCGACGAGGCATTGCGGCGGCTTGAGAAGGAGGACTCGCGCAAGGGTGAGATTGTCATGCTGCGATACTTCGCCGGTTTGAGTCGTGACGAAACGGCAGCTGCGTTGGGGGTGAGCCCCCGCACGGTGGACCGCGAGTGGCGGTACAGCATCGCCTGGCTGCACATGGAGCTGAGCGATAACTCGCCCAGGAGGGACGACGGATGA